One window of Pocillopora verrucosa isolate sample1 chromosome 9, ASM3666991v2, whole genome shotgun sequence genomic DNA carries:
- the LOC131779266 gene encoding NADP-dependent malic enzyme isoform X3, producing MKKQRQESVLVGASQLHKQALFVLQTSEITMSAVGHVNKIPTIRGTDIMRDARLNKGTAFTLQERQILGIHGLLPPCISTQEIQVQRMYGELHRKANDLERYIQLMSLLERNESLFFKILMEHTEELMPIVYTPTVGLACQKYGLIFRRPRGLFVSINDRGHIDKLVANWPVENVKAIVVTDGERILGLGDLGCCGMGIPVGKLALYTVCGGIDPGVCLPVMIDVGTNNQALLDDPLYIGVPQKRVTGQLYDDLIDEFIGAATARFGETVLIQFEDFGNHNAFRFLEKYRNKICTFNDDIQGTASVTVAGILAALRITKNELADHKFLFQGAGEAAIGIADLLVRAMLKAGLSEEEAKKRIWLVDSRGLVVKDRAVGGLNKEKLKYAHEANHISTLAEVVKTIKPTAIIGVAAVAGAFTEEIVKAMASFNDRPIIFALSNPTSKAECTAEQAYTWTDGKAVFASGSPFAPVTLADGRHFIPGQGNNAYIFPGVALAVIACKAQHVTDDMFLLAAESLANQVEASQLEKGCLFPPLKEIREVSTKVAVDVVKLAYSSGLATIHPEPEDKEQLVKDNLYSPDYMSYIPHTYNWPKE from the exons atgaaaaaacaaag ACAGGAGTCCGTTTTGGTCGGAGCTAGTCAACTGCACAAGCAAGCTTTATTCGTGCTTCAAACTTCTGAAATAACCATGTCGGCGGTAGGGCACGTCAACAAGATTCCAACTATCAGAGGAACGGATATCATGAGAGATGCAAGGCTAAACAAG GGAACTGCATTCACCTTACAAGAACGCCAAATCCTCGGAATTCATGGTCTTCTTCCTCCATGCATATCAACTCAAGAGATTCAGGTCCAAAGAATGTATGGAGAACTTCACAGAAAGGCCAATGATCTTGAAAGATACATCCAACTGATGTCGCTTCTAGAAAGAAACGAATCCTTATTCTTCAAAATCTTAATGGAACACACAGAGGAACTGATGCCAATTGTTTACACTCCAACAGTTGGGCTTGCCTGCCAGAAGTATGGTCTGATATTTCGGAGACCAAGAGGGCTGTTTGTTTCCATTAATGACAGAGGTCATATTGACAAACTAGTAGCAAACTGGCCGGTTGAAAATGTGAAG GCCATAGTGGTAACAGATGGGGAGCGTATCCTTGGCCTGGGTGACCTTGGTTGCTGTGGGATGGGGATACCTGTTGGTAAGCTGGCACTGTACACAGTTTGCGGCGGCATTGACCCAGGAGTATGTCTTCCTGTTATGATTGATGTAGGAACTAATAATCAG GCTTTACTGGATGATCCTCTCTATATTGGAGTACCCCAGAAACGTGTGACTGGTCAACTGTATGATGATTTGATTGATGAATTCATTGGAGCTGCAACTGCACG ATTTGGTGAAACAGTTTTAATCCAGTTTGAAGATTTTGGCAATCACAATGCCTTCAGATTCTTGGAAAAGTACAGAAATAAGATATGCACTTTCAATGATGATATTCAAG GAACAGCTTCTGTCACAGTTGCTGGAATTCTTGCAGCATTGCGAATTACCAAGAACGAACTTGCAGATCACAAGTTTCTTTTTCAAGGTGCAGGAGAG GCTGCCATTGGTATTGCTGATTTGCTTGTTCGAGCCATGTTAAAGGCAGGACTATCTGAAGAGGAagcaaaaaagagaatttggcTGGTAGATTCAAGAGGACTGGTTGTTAAG GATCGTGCAGTTGGAggattaaataaagaaaaactaaaatatgCCCATGAAGCAAATCACATCAGCACTCTTGCAGAAGTTGTCAAAACCATTAAACCAACTGCTATAATTG GTGTTGCAGCAGTGGCTGGAGCATTCACTGAAGAAATTGTCAAGGCTATGGCTTCCTTTAATGACCGACCCATCATCTTTGCTCTGAGCAATCCAACCTCCAAAGCAGAATGCACAGCAGAACAAGCTTATACGTGGACTGAT GGTAAAGCTGTGTTTGCCAGTGGTAGTCCATTTGCTCCTGTTACTCTCGCTGATGGTCGTCATTTCATACCTGGCCAAGGAAACAATGCCTACATATTTCCTGGTGTGGCATTGGCTGTGATTGCCTGTAAAGCTCAACATGTGACTGATGACATGTTCCTTCTTGCTGCAGag TCCTTAGCCAATCAAGTGGAAGCATCTCAGTTGGAGAAAGGTTGCCTATTCCCTCCACTGAAAGAAATTCGAGAGGTATCCACTAAAGTGGCTGTTGATGTGGTGAAACTTGCATATTCCAGTGGTTTGGCAACTATTCATCCTGAACCCGAGGATAAGGAACAGTTAGTAAAAGACAACCTGTACAGTCCAGATTACATGTCGTACATTCCACACACCTACAACTGGCCCAAGGAGTAA
- the LOC131779266 gene encoding NADP-dependent malic enzyme isoform X2, with the protein MMSAEKQESVLVGASQLHKQALFVLQTSEITMSAVGHVNKIPTIRGTDIMRDARLNKGTAFTLQERQILGIHGLLPPCISTQEIQVQRMYGELHRKANDLERYIQLMSLLERNESLFFKILMEHTEELMPIVYTPTVGLACQKYGLIFRRPRGLFVSINDRGHIDKLVANWPVENVKAIVVTDGERILGLGDLGCCGMGIPVGKLALYTVCGGIDPGVCLPVMIDVGTNNQALLDDPLYIGVPQKRVTGQLYDDLIDEFIGAATARFGETVLIQFEDFGNHNAFRFLEKYRNKICTFNDDIQGTASVTVAGILAALRITKNELADHKFLFQGAGEAAIGIADLLVRAMLKAGLSEEEAKKRIWLVDSRGLVVKDRAVGGLNKEKLKYAHEANHISTLAEVVKTIKPTAIIGVAAVAGAFTEEIVKAMASFNDRPIIFALSNPTSKAECTAEQAYTWTDGKAVFASGSPFAPVTLADGRHFIPGQGNNAYIFPGVALAVIACKAQHVTDDMFLLAAESLANQVEASQLEKGCLFPPLKEIREVSTKVAVDVVKLAYSSGLATIHPEPEDKEQLVKDNLYSPDYMSYIPHTYNWPKE; encoded by the exons ATGATGTCAGCTGAAAA ACAGGAGTCCGTTTTGGTCGGAGCTAGTCAACTGCACAAGCAAGCTTTATTCGTGCTTCAAACTTCTGAAATAACCATGTCGGCGGTAGGGCACGTCAACAAGATTCCAACTATCAGAGGAACGGATATCATGAGAGATGCAAGGCTAAACAAG GGAACTGCATTCACCTTACAAGAACGCCAAATCCTCGGAATTCATGGTCTTCTTCCTCCATGCATATCAACTCAAGAGATTCAGGTCCAAAGAATGTATGGAGAACTTCACAGAAAGGCCAATGATCTTGAAAGATACATCCAACTGATGTCGCTTCTAGAAAGAAACGAATCCTTATTCTTCAAAATCTTAATGGAACACACAGAGGAACTGATGCCAATTGTTTACACTCCAACAGTTGGGCTTGCCTGCCAGAAGTATGGTCTGATATTTCGGAGACCAAGAGGGCTGTTTGTTTCCATTAATGACAGAGGTCATATTGACAAACTAGTAGCAAACTGGCCGGTTGAAAATGTGAAG GCCATAGTGGTAACAGATGGGGAGCGTATCCTTGGCCTGGGTGACCTTGGTTGCTGTGGGATGGGGATACCTGTTGGTAAGCTGGCACTGTACACAGTTTGCGGCGGCATTGACCCAGGAGTATGTCTTCCTGTTATGATTGATGTAGGAACTAATAATCAG GCTTTACTGGATGATCCTCTCTATATTGGAGTACCCCAGAAACGTGTGACTGGTCAACTGTATGATGATTTGATTGATGAATTCATTGGAGCTGCAACTGCACG ATTTGGTGAAACAGTTTTAATCCAGTTTGAAGATTTTGGCAATCACAATGCCTTCAGATTCTTGGAAAAGTACAGAAATAAGATATGCACTTTCAATGATGATATTCAAG GAACAGCTTCTGTCACAGTTGCTGGAATTCTTGCAGCATTGCGAATTACCAAGAACGAACTTGCAGATCACAAGTTTCTTTTTCAAGGTGCAGGAGAG GCTGCCATTGGTATTGCTGATTTGCTTGTTCGAGCCATGTTAAAGGCAGGACTATCTGAAGAGGAagcaaaaaagagaatttggcTGGTAGATTCAAGAGGACTGGTTGTTAAG GATCGTGCAGTTGGAggattaaataaagaaaaactaaaatatgCCCATGAAGCAAATCACATCAGCACTCTTGCAGAAGTTGTCAAAACCATTAAACCAACTGCTATAATTG GTGTTGCAGCAGTGGCTGGAGCATTCACTGAAGAAATTGTCAAGGCTATGGCTTCCTTTAATGACCGACCCATCATCTTTGCTCTGAGCAATCCAACCTCCAAAGCAGAATGCACAGCAGAACAAGCTTATACGTGGACTGAT GGTAAAGCTGTGTTTGCCAGTGGTAGTCCATTTGCTCCTGTTACTCTCGCTGATGGTCGTCATTTCATACCTGGCCAAGGAAACAATGCCTACATATTTCCTGGTGTGGCATTGGCTGTGATTGCCTGTAAAGCTCAACATGTGACTGATGACATGTTCCTTCTTGCTGCAGag TCCTTAGCCAATCAAGTGGAAGCATCTCAGTTGGAGAAAGGTTGCCTATTCCCTCCACTGAAAGAAATTCGAGAGGTATCCACTAAAGTGGCTGTTGATGTGGTGAAACTTGCATATTCCAGTGGTTTGGCAACTATTCATCCTGAACCCGAGGATAAGGAACAGTTAGTAAAAGACAACCTGTACAGTCCAGATTACATGTCGTACATTCCACACACCTACAACTGGCCCAAGGAGTAA
- the LOC131779266 gene encoding NADP-dependent malic enzyme isoform X4, with translation MSAVGHVNKIPTIRGTDIMRDARLNKGTAFTLQERQILGIHGLLPPCISTQEIQVQRMYGELHRKANDLERYIQLMSLLERNESLFFKILMEHTEELMPIVYTPTVGLACQKYGLIFRRPRGLFVSINDRGHIDKLVANWPVENVKAIVVTDGERILGLGDLGCCGMGIPVGKLALYTVCGGIDPGVCLPVMIDVGTNNQALLDDPLYIGVPQKRVTGQLYDDLIDEFIGAATARFGETVLIQFEDFGNHNAFRFLEKYRNKICTFNDDIQGTASVTVAGILAALRITKNELADHKFLFQGAGEAAIGIADLLVRAMLKAGLSEEEAKKRIWLVDSRGLVVKDRAVGGLNKEKLKYAHEANHISTLAEVVKTIKPTAIIGVAAVAGAFTEEIVKAMASFNDRPIIFALSNPTSKAECTAEQAYTWTDGKAVFASGSPFAPVTLADGRHFIPGQGNNAYIFPGVALAVIACKAQHVTDDMFLLAAESLANQVEASQLEKGCLFPPLKEIREVSTKVAVDVVKLAYSSGLATIHPEPEDKEQLVKDNLYSPDYMSYIPHTYNWPKE, from the exons ATGTCGGCGGTAGGGCACGTCAACAAGATTCCAACTATCAGAGGAACGGATATCATGAGAGATGCAAGGCTAAACAAG GGAACTGCATTCACCTTACAAGAACGCCAAATCCTCGGAATTCATGGTCTTCTTCCTCCATGCATATCAACTCAAGAGATTCAGGTCCAAAGAATGTATGGAGAACTTCACAGAAAGGCCAATGATCTTGAAAGATACATCCAACTGATGTCGCTTCTAGAAAGAAACGAATCCTTATTCTTCAAAATCTTAATGGAACACACAGAGGAACTGATGCCAATTGTTTACACTCCAACAGTTGGGCTTGCCTGCCAGAAGTATGGTCTGATATTTCGGAGACCAAGAGGGCTGTTTGTTTCCATTAATGACAGAGGTCATATTGACAAACTAGTAGCAAACTGGCCGGTTGAAAATGTGAAG GCCATAGTGGTAACAGATGGGGAGCGTATCCTTGGCCTGGGTGACCTTGGTTGCTGTGGGATGGGGATACCTGTTGGTAAGCTGGCACTGTACACAGTTTGCGGCGGCATTGACCCAGGAGTATGTCTTCCTGTTATGATTGATGTAGGAACTAATAATCAG GCTTTACTGGATGATCCTCTCTATATTGGAGTACCCCAGAAACGTGTGACTGGTCAACTGTATGATGATTTGATTGATGAATTCATTGGAGCTGCAACTGCACG ATTTGGTGAAACAGTTTTAATCCAGTTTGAAGATTTTGGCAATCACAATGCCTTCAGATTCTTGGAAAAGTACAGAAATAAGATATGCACTTTCAATGATGATATTCAAG GAACAGCTTCTGTCACAGTTGCTGGAATTCTTGCAGCATTGCGAATTACCAAGAACGAACTTGCAGATCACAAGTTTCTTTTTCAAGGTGCAGGAGAG GCTGCCATTGGTATTGCTGATTTGCTTGTTCGAGCCATGTTAAAGGCAGGACTATCTGAAGAGGAagcaaaaaagagaatttggcTGGTAGATTCAAGAGGACTGGTTGTTAAG GATCGTGCAGTTGGAggattaaataaagaaaaactaaaatatgCCCATGAAGCAAATCACATCAGCACTCTTGCAGAAGTTGTCAAAACCATTAAACCAACTGCTATAATTG GTGTTGCAGCAGTGGCTGGAGCATTCACTGAAGAAATTGTCAAGGCTATGGCTTCCTTTAATGACCGACCCATCATCTTTGCTCTGAGCAATCCAACCTCCAAAGCAGAATGCACAGCAGAACAAGCTTATACGTGGACTGAT GGTAAAGCTGTGTTTGCCAGTGGTAGTCCATTTGCTCCTGTTACTCTCGCTGATGGTCGTCATTTCATACCTGGCCAAGGAAACAATGCCTACATATTTCCTGGTGTGGCATTGGCTGTGATTGCCTGTAAAGCTCAACATGTGACTGATGACATGTTCCTTCTTGCTGCAGag TCCTTAGCCAATCAAGTGGAAGCATCTCAGTTGGAGAAAGGTTGCCTATTCCCTCCACTGAAAGAAATTCGAGAGGTATCCACTAAAGTGGCTGTTGATGTGGTGAAACTTGCATATTCCAGTGGTTTGGCAACTATTCATCCTGAACCCGAGGATAAGGAACAGTTAGTAAAAGACAACCTGTACAGTCCAGATTACATGTCGTACATTCCACACACCTACAACTGGCCCAAGGAGTAA
- the LOC131779266 gene encoding NADP-dependent malic enzyme isoform X1, which yields MGKGQEEGKSRQESVLVGASQLHKQALFVLQTSEITMSAVGHVNKIPTIRGTDIMRDARLNKGTAFTLQERQILGIHGLLPPCISTQEIQVQRMYGELHRKANDLERYIQLMSLLERNESLFFKILMEHTEELMPIVYTPTVGLACQKYGLIFRRPRGLFVSINDRGHIDKLVANWPVENVKAIVVTDGERILGLGDLGCCGMGIPVGKLALYTVCGGIDPGVCLPVMIDVGTNNQALLDDPLYIGVPQKRVTGQLYDDLIDEFIGAATARFGETVLIQFEDFGNHNAFRFLEKYRNKICTFNDDIQGTASVTVAGILAALRITKNELADHKFLFQGAGEAAIGIADLLVRAMLKAGLSEEEAKKRIWLVDSRGLVVKDRAVGGLNKEKLKYAHEANHISTLAEVVKTIKPTAIIGVAAVAGAFTEEIVKAMASFNDRPIIFALSNPTSKAECTAEQAYTWTDGKAVFASGSPFAPVTLADGRHFIPGQGNNAYIFPGVALAVIACKAQHVTDDMFLLAAESLANQVEASQLEKGCLFPPLKEIREVSTKVAVDVVKLAYSSGLATIHPEPEDKEQLVKDNLYSPDYMSYIPHTYNWPKE from the exons ATGGGCAAAGGACAAGAAGAGGGAAAATCAAG ACAGGAGTCCGTTTTGGTCGGAGCTAGTCAACTGCACAAGCAAGCTTTATTCGTGCTTCAAACTTCTGAAATAACCATGTCGGCGGTAGGGCACGTCAACAAGATTCCAACTATCAGAGGAACGGATATCATGAGAGATGCAAGGCTAAACAAG GGAACTGCATTCACCTTACAAGAACGCCAAATCCTCGGAATTCATGGTCTTCTTCCTCCATGCATATCAACTCAAGAGATTCAGGTCCAAAGAATGTATGGAGAACTTCACAGAAAGGCCAATGATCTTGAAAGATACATCCAACTGATGTCGCTTCTAGAAAGAAACGAATCCTTATTCTTCAAAATCTTAATGGAACACACAGAGGAACTGATGCCAATTGTTTACACTCCAACAGTTGGGCTTGCCTGCCAGAAGTATGGTCTGATATTTCGGAGACCAAGAGGGCTGTTTGTTTCCATTAATGACAGAGGTCATATTGACAAACTAGTAGCAAACTGGCCGGTTGAAAATGTGAAG GCCATAGTGGTAACAGATGGGGAGCGTATCCTTGGCCTGGGTGACCTTGGTTGCTGTGGGATGGGGATACCTGTTGGTAAGCTGGCACTGTACACAGTTTGCGGCGGCATTGACCCAGGAGTATGTCTTCCTGTTATGATTGATGTAGGAACTAATAATCAG GCTTTACTGGATGATCCTCTCTATATTGGAGTACCCCAGAAACGTGTGACTGGTCAACTGTATGATGATTTGATTGATGAATTCATTGGAGCTGCAACTGCACG ATTTGGTGAAACAGTTTTAATCCAGTTTGAAGATTTTGGCAATCACAATGCCTTCAGATTCTTGGAAAAGTACAGAAATAAGATATGCACTTTCAATGATGATATTCAAG GAACAGCTTCTGTCACAGTTGCTGGAATTCTTGCAGCATTGCGAATTACCAAGAACGAACTTGCAGATCACAAGTTTCTTTTTCAAGGTGCAGGAGAG GCTGCCATTGGTATTGCTGATTTGCTTGTTCGAGCCATGTTAAAGGCAGGACTATCTGAAGAGGAagcaaaaaagagaatttggcTGGTAGATTCAAGAGGACTGGTTGTTAAG GATCGTGCAGTTGGAggattaaataaagaaaaactaaaatatgCCCATGAAGCAAATCACATCAGCACTCTTGCAGAAGTTGTCAAAACCATTAAACCAACTGCTATAATTG GTGTTGCAGCAGTGGCTGGAGCATTCACTGAAGAAATTGTCAAGGCTATGGCTTCCTTTAATGACCGACCCATCATCTTTGCTCTGAGCAATCCAACCTCCAAAGCAGAATGCACAGCAGAACAAGCTTATACGTGGACTGAT GGTAAAGCTGTGTTTGCCAGTGGTAGTCCATTTGCTCCTGTTACTCTCGCTGATGGTCGTCATTTCATACCTGGCCAAGGAAACAATGCCTACATATTTCCTGGTGTGGCATTGGCTGTGATTGCCTGTAAAGCTCAACATGTGACTGATGACATGTTCCTTCTTGCTGCAGag TCCTTAGCCAATCAAGTGGAAGCATCTCAGTTGGAGAAAGGTTGCCTATTCCCTCCACTGAAAGAAATTCGAGAGGTATCCACTAAAGTGGCTGTTGATGTGGTGAAACTTGCATATTCCAGTGGTTTGGCAACTATTCATCCTGAACCCGAGGATAAGGAACAGTTAGTAAAAGACAACCTGTACAGTCCAGATTACATGTCGTACATTCCACACACCTACAACTGGCCCAAGGAGTAA